The genomic window CTGTTGTAGTTGAAATGAGTCATCCTGGAGCTGTTAGATACATGCAACCAATTGCTGAAGATTTGGCATTATTGGCTAAAAATCTTAAAGCTGATTATATAGTAGCCCCATCTACAAGACCAAAAAGATTAAAGAAGTTGAAAGAGATCTCATCTCTTCCTGTTATGACTCCTGGCATTATAACCCAAGGGGGAAAAATAGAAGAAATAAAAGATATATTAGATGAGAAAGATTATATTATTGTTGGAAGAGCTATATATCAAGCTAACAATCCAAAAGAATCTGCAAAACAGATTAAAGATTTAATTGGTTAATATGATTAACAACCTTCAAAACCCCAATAGCTATTCCCTCAACTTCCATATCTCCTCCTTTTGCTCCATCACCAACTAGATATAATCTATCATTTATAATATTCCCCACATCATGTCCATTTTTAGCATGATTTACTGGAAAATCATCCCTATAACTCTGTATATGTAATATCTTATAATCTATATTTTTAAACAATTTATCTATATCCTCTAAACCTAAATCAATCTCTTTTTTAACATTGTTTGAAATCTGAGCTTGATGAGTCATTATTAAATGATATCCTTCAGGAGCTAAGCTTTTATCTACATTAGTAACCTGATTTAACCCATTTATTCTTTCACATTCTGGTGTAAATAGGACACCATTATGTTTAATTATCCCTTTTTTTGAAGCAATACTTATCTTTATCCCCTTAGATGGCTCTATTTTTTTATCTAAAAATTTTATATTACACATCTTCTGAGTTTCTTTTGGAGATATATTACTAATAACTATGTCAAACTCCCTATCATCAATATATGCCTTATCTTCCACCTCTATTTTTTTAACTTCATACTCTTTTATAATATTCCCCCCATTTCTTTCAATTATTTTAACCAGCTCATCTATAACAGCTTTACACCCACCTATGGGAACTCCAGGACCTTTAAATTTATAATAGTTATTAGCAATGTTTATAATTTCTTTCATTGTAACTTCATAAACATCTAAGCTTAAAGCCCATCCAGTAAATGCCTTTCCTATCATTAATGCCAAATCAACATCTTCCAAAAATTCTCCAAAAGGTTGGTTATAATCAACTATACCTAATTTTAGATTTGTAGCTTTTTTTAAGGCTTTTATTTTATCCTTAACCCCTAGTAAATCAAACAAATCTTTGTATAAATATTCTCTTCCATTGATTAAAAATGTTCCATCAGGTTTAGAATTAACTATCTTAACATCAGCTTTTGCCATCTTTAAAGCTTTTGCTAAATATCCCCTACTACCATGTGGTATCATATGCAAAGCTCCAGTAGTTAGTTGAAATCCATCATAATTTAAATTTGTAAACCTACCTCCCAAAAAAGGTAGTTTTTCAAAAATGGTTATTTTATGATTATAAGATAATATAGCTCCAGCTAACAATCCCCCCAACCCAGCTCCT from Methanocaldococcus villosus KIN24-T80 includes these protein-coding regions:
- a CDS encoding NAD(P)-binding protein — its product is MEIGIVGAGLGGLLAGAILSYNHKITIFEKLPFLGGRFTNLNYDGFQLTTGALHMIPHGSRGYLAKALKMAKADVKIVNSKPDGTFLINGREYLYKDLFDLLGVKDKIKALKKATNLKLGIVDYNQPFGEFLEDVDLALMIGKAFTGWALSLDVYEVTMKEIINIANNYYKFKGPGVPIGGCKAVIDELVKIIERNGGNIIKEYEVKKIEVEDKAYIDDREFDIVISNISPKETQKMCNIKFLDKKIEPSKGIKISIASKKGIIKHNGVLFTPECERINGLNQVTNVDKSLAPEGYHLIMTHQAQISNNVKKEIDLGLEDIDKLFKNIDYKILHIQSYRDDFPVNHAKNGHDVGNIINDRLYLVGDGAKGGDMEVEGIAIGVLKVVNHINQLNL